A portion of the Desulfovibrio sp. Fe33 genome contains these proteins:
- a CDS encoding flagellar basal body L-ring protein FlgH, which yields MRRYFIMVMASILLAAGCAPKYQDEPMPVLTPPAYEEQNPASNPGSLYDSNRSEFLYDDNRASRVGDIVLVQVEESASTKIKSETKADKSNDINTSVTAMPSTGLIGGIPLADTLGARAGVGIKANQSSEFEGNGETKQESEFEATVATRIVRRLPGNILQVEGARRIRVNNETQFLVVRGLIRQRDISSGNTVPSTSLAEAQIEIYGQGVLADKQRPGWLSRILDNIFPF from the coding sequence ATGAGACGCTATTTCATTATGGTAATGGCCTCCATCCTGCTGGCCGCGGGCTGCGCGCCCAAATATCAGGACGAGCCCATGCCCGTGCTCACGCCGCCCGCCTACGAGGAGCAGAATCCGGCCTCCAATCCGGGGTCGCTGTACGACTCCAACAGATCGGAATTCCTGTATGACGACAACCGCGCCAGCCGCGTGGGCGACATTGTCCTGGTTCAGGTCGAGGAATCGGCTTCCACCAAGATCAAGTCCGAAACCAAGGCTGATAAGTCCAACGACATCAACACGTCGGTCACGGCCATGCCTTCCACCGGCCTCATCGGGGGCATCCCCCTGGCCGATACCCTGGGGGCCAGGGCGGGAGTCGGAATCAAGGCCAACCAGTCCTCCGAATTCGAAGGCAACGGCGAGACCAAGCAGGAATCCGAGTTCGAGGCCACCGTGGCTACGCGCATCGTGCGCAGACTGCCCGGCAATATCCTACAGGTCGAGGGCGCCCGCCGCATCCGGGTCAACAACGAGACCCAGTTCCTGGTGGTGCGCGGCCTGATCCGTCAGCGCGACATCTCTTCGGGAAATACGGTCCCGTCCACCAGCCTGGCCGAGGCCCAGATCGAGATATACGGGCAGGGCGTACTGGCGGATAAGCAGCGTCCCGGTTGGCTGTCGCGTATTCTGGACAACATTTTTCCCTTCTAG
- the flgA gene encoding flagellar basal body P-ring formation chaperone FlgA — MWKKRSRSAGGVRYVLAACLAVVLLAASVPAGSAEGDRWKGLVRSVACVKGPDVLLGEIADPVDSEAQRQWPTLSTVKLWKASDRLGHVVTVPRDKLRQILEYYMGEKAGNLALPSQLTVQTGGRAVDSAELSSRIVAFLTPKAKGLGGEVQFSNLQMPNHIFFPNDYDRLVIDMKDDLKPGRNDIMLCGVTPDGKVVSRRSAVIFADVWKAVPVAARPLNRNERVTSNNVSFRRMNLAYNRDVWDGTGGPWRMARTLGRGQVFTRSHLEPVPLIERGEMVNLVYNGRGIRLSIKAEAMGEAGAGQQVEVRNTQSNKIILATVVDSETVVVR; from the coding sequence ATGTGGAAGAAGCGGAGTCGTAGCGCCGGGGGAGTTCGGTATGTCCTGGCGGCGTGCCTGGCCGTCGTACTGCTGGCCGCGTCGGTTCCGGCCGGATCGGCCGAAGGCGACCGGTGGAAGGGGCTGGTCAGAAGCGTGGCCTGCGTCAAGGGACCGGATGTCCTTTTGGGCGAGATAGCGGACCCGGTGGACAGCGAGGCGCAACGCCAGTGGCCGACCCTGTCGACCGTCAAACTCTGGAAGGCCTCGGACCGACTCGGCCATGTCGTCACCGTGCCCAGGGACAAGCTCAGGCAGATTCTCGAATATTACATGGGGGAAAAGGCGGGCAACCTGGCCCTGCCGAGCCAACTGACCGTGCAGACCGGCGGCCGTGCTGTGGATTCCGCGGAACTGTCGTCCCGGATCGTCGCCTTTTTGACGCCCAAGGCCAAGGGGCTTGGCGGCGAGGTGCAGTTCAGCAATCTTCAGATGCCGAACCACATTTTTTTCCCGAATGACTACGACCGGCTCGTCATCGACATGAAGGATGATCTCAAACCCGGCCGCAACGACATCATGCTGTGCGGAGTGACTCCGGACGGCAAGGTGGTTTCCCGCCGGTCGGCCGTGATCTTCGCCGACGTGTGGAAGGCCGTTCCCGTCGCCGCCCGGCCCTTGAACCGGAACGAGCGGGTGACCTCCAACAACGTTTCCTTCCGCCGCATGAACCTGGCCTACAACCGCGACGTCTGGGACGGCACCGGCGGACCGTGGCGCATGGCCCGGACCCTGGGGCGCGGACAGGTCTTCACCCGGTCCCACCTGGAGCCGGTTCCGCTCATCGAGCGGGGCGAGATGGTCAATCTGGTCTACAACGGCCGGGGCATACGTTTGTCCATCAAGGCCGAGGCCATGGGCGAGGCGGGCGCGGGCCAGCAGGTTGAGGTCCGCAATACGCAGAGCAACAAGATCATTCTGGCTACGGTGGTCGATAGTGAAACCGTGGTCGTCAGGTAG
- the rimP gene encoding ribosome maturation factor RimP produces MRQTFEEMLSEMIRPEVENLGYVFWGLTSPSSGKKRVVRIYIDAPGGVNIDQCAEVSRQVGLMLEVEDVIPGAFVLEVSSPGLERPFFNPDQLTGYEGRNVDILLHEPMDGRRKYKGELTGVEGETVTVKVDDETVGFDWTAIKKITLVHEF; encoded by the coding sequence ATGCGCCAGACTTTTGAGGAAATGTTGTCGGAGATGATCCGGCCCGAGGTTGAGAACCTCGGCTACGTCTTCTGGGGCCTGACCTCCCCTTCTTCAGGCAAGAAGCGCGTCGTCCGCATATACATCGACGCTCCGGGCGGCGTGAACATCGACCAGTGCGCCGAAGTCAGCCGTCAGGTGGGACTCATGCTTGAGGTCGAAGACGTCATCCCCGGCGCCTTCGTTCTTGAAGTCTCCTCCCCCGGGCTGGAGCGTCCCTTCTTCAATCCGGATCAGCTGACCGGCTACGAAGGCCGCAATGTCGACATTCTGCTCCATGAGCCGATGGACGGCCGCCGCAAGTACAAGGGCGAGCTGACCGGGGTCGAAGGCGAAACCGTCACCGTCAAGGTCGACGACGAAACCGTCGGCTTCGATTGGACCGCCATCAAAAAAATCACCTTGGTCCACGAATTTTAG
- a CDS encoding flagellar basal body P-ring protein FlgI → MTLNERTNPVDCREATRTLVLAALFVLLVLYLAAVLAPVEARAARLKDIASFSGVRTNELVGYGLVVGLAGTGDGTSSTFTMRSMSNMLEKMGVETNPDDLKPKNVAAVMVTAKMPVSAKPGSNLDVTVSSLGDAKSLLGGVLLVTPLKGLDGRVYAVGQGSLTIGGFTVGGEAADAQKNIPTVGRIPNGAVVERGVPFQFNNQDHMTVNLDVRDFGTTMQVVNKINASMGGQFARAKDISTIDLELPDRFRGNMVPLMASLENLDISPDGKAKVVVDEKTGTVVLGQDVRLSRVAVAHGNLQIVVSETEQVSQPGPFSDGETVVTPQTDIQVLEQNNQLMLMEGATLQELVDGLNSIGATPRDLISIIRTLKAAGSLHAEVEVI, encoded by the coding sequence ATGACCCTGAATGAACGCACCAACCCCGTGGACTGCCGCGAAGCGACCAGGACGCTTGTCCTGGCGGCTTTGTTCGTCCTGCTCGTCCTGTACCTGGCGGCCGTGCTCGCCCCGGTCGAGGCCCGGGCGGCCCGGCTCAAGGATATAGCATCCTTCAGCGGGGTCCGGACCAACGAGTTGGTGGGCTACGGCCTGGTGGTCGGTCTCGCCGGAACCGGCGACGGCACTTCCAGCACGTTCACCATGCGATCCATGTCCAACATGCTGGAAAAAATGGGCGTGGAGACCAATCCCGACGACCTCAAGCCCAAGAACGTGGCCGCGGTCATGGTTACGGCCAAGATGCCCGTTTCGGCCAAGCCCGGCTCGAATCTCGACGTCACGGTGTCCTCCCTGGGCGACGCCAAGTCCCTGCTCGGCGGGGTCCTGCTCGTTACCCCTCTCAAGGGGCTGGACGGGCGGGTCTATGCCGTGGGGCAGGGGTCTCTGACCATCGGCGGTTTCACCGTGGGCGGCGAGGCGGCTGACGCGCAGAAGAATATACCCACCGTGGGTCGCATTCCCAACGGAGCCGTGGTGGAGCGCGGAGTGCCGTTCCAGTTCAATAACCAGGACCACATGACCGTGAACCTGGATGTGCGCGATTTCGGGACCACCATGCAGGTGGTCAACAAGATCAACGCCAGCATGGGCGGCCAGTTCGCGCGGGCCAAGGATATTTCGACCATTGATCTGGAATTGCCGGACAGGTTCCGGGGCAACATGGTCCCGCTTATGGCTTCCCTGGAGAACCTGGATATTTCTCCCGACGGCAAGGCCAAGGTCGTGGTGGATGAGAAAACCGGCACCGTGGTCCTGGGGCAGGATGTACGCTTGAGCCGCGTGGCCGTCGCGCACGGCAACCTTCAGATCGTGGTTTCCGAGACGGAGCAGGTCAGCCAGCCCGGTCCTTTTTCCGATGGCGAGACCGTGGTCACTCCGCAGACCGACATCCAGGTTCTGGAGCAGAACAACCAGCTCATGCTCATGGAGGGCGCAACTCTTCAGGAGCTGGTGGACGGCCTGAATTCCATCGGTGCCACTCCGCGCGACCTCATTTCAATCATTCGCACTCTCAAGGCGGCAGGCTCCCTGCATGCCGAAGTGGAGGTGATCTAG
- a CDS encoding flagellar hook-basal body protein, which yields MRDSTQSAIFGALSNELRMSSIANNLANVNTSAFKKDKLAFHDTFVRFAHDYLVDSKTSIRGKDMFPEGHIMAKARLSAQQPDFQQGSLERTGNQLDFALSGPGFFSVQGDEGMLYTRAGNFVTDSNGMLRTVDGDPVLVGGGPLIIPQGGRIEADGNGNVLVNGQPAGSFDLVDFEDPTALERAGSNYFTDPGGAGQIPPEELAMAQGFIEKSNVEVVTEMVSMIETQRAFTMYTKMIQADSELDTKLITQVGRPTV from the coding sequence ATGCGGGACAGTACCCAAAGCGCCATTTTCGGGGCTTTATCCAATGAATTGAGGATGTCGTCCATCGCCAATAATTTGGCGAACGTGAACACCTCTGCTTTCAAGAAGGACAAGTTGGCCTTCCATGACACCTTTGTCCGTTTCGCCCATGACTATCTCGTGGATTCGAAGACCTCCATCCGGGGGAAGGACATGTTCCCCGAAGGACACATCATGGCCAAGGCCCGCCTGTCGGCCCAGCAGCCCGATTTTCAGCAGGGCAGCCTTGAGCGCACCGGCAACCAGCTTGACTTCGCGCTGTCCGGTCCGGGGTTCTTTTCCGTTCAGGGCGACGAAGGGATGCTCTACACCAGAGCCGGAAATTTCGTGACCGATTCCAACGGGATGCTTCGCACTGTGGACGGCGATCCCGTCCTGGTCGGCGGCGGTCCGTTGATTATTCCCCAGGGGGGACGCATCGAGGCGGACGGCAACGGCAACGTGCTCGTCAACGGCCAGCCCGCCGGCTCTTTCGATCTCGTCGATTTCGAAGACCCTACAGCACTTGAGCGGGCGGGGTCCAACTATTTCACGGATCCCGGCGGCGCGGGGCAGATTCCGCCCGAGGAGCTCGCCATGGCTCAGGGATTCATAGAGAAGTCCAATGTTGAGGTCGTTACCGAGATGGTCTCCATGATCGAAACGCAGCGGGCTTTCACCATGTACACGAAGATGATCCAGGCCGACAGCGAGCTGGACACCAAACTGATCACCCAGGTGGGCCGTCCCACCGTCTAG
- the flgG gene encoding flagellar basal-body rod protein FlgG has translation MMRSLWTSATGMIAMQTQIDTLSNNLANVSTTGFKKSRAEFEDLMYQTLQIAGSQNADGTRTPVGMQIGMGVRPVSVHKFFTQGDFQNTGNPLDMAIEGEGFFQVMMNGEEVYTRDGSFELDDEGRLVTAGGHALQPEFTVPPETASVSISETGTISALDKDGSVLAQADIDVYRFQNPAGLIATGRNFYRESEASGAAVAGTPGDENFGTIAQGFLEGSNVEMVDEMVGLIVGQRAFEINSKAITTSDGMLQTAINIKR, from the coding sequence ATGATGCGTTCCCTGTGGACCTCTGCGACAGGCATGATCGCCATGCAGACGCAGATCGACACTCTTTCGAACAACCTGGCCAACGTCTCCACCACGGGCTTCAAGAAGAGCCGTGCGGAGTTCGAAGACCTCATGTACCAGACGTTGCAGATCGCGGGCAGCCAGAATGCCGACGGCACGCGGACTCCGGTGGGGATGCAGATCGGCATGGGCGTGCGCCCCGTGTCCGTGCACAAATTCTTCACCCAGGGCGATTTCCAGAACACCGGCAACCCCCTGGACATGGCCATCGAAGGCGAGGGTTTTTTCCAGGTCATGATGAACGGCGAGGAAGTCTACACCCGCGACGGCTCCTTCGAGCTGGACGATGAAGGCCGCCTTGTCACAGCGGGAGGCCATGCCCTGCAACCGGAATTCACCGTGCCGCCCGAAACCGCCAGCGTGTCCATTTCCGAGACCGGCACCATATCGGCCCTGGACAAGGACGGCAGCGTGCTGGCCCAGGCGGATATCGACGTCTACCGCTTCCAGAACCCGGCCGGACTCATCGCCACTGGACGGAATTTCTACCGCGAGAGTGAAGCCTCGGGCGCGGCTGTGGCCGGGACTCCGGGCGACGAAAACTTTGGGACCATCGCCCAAGGCTTTTTGGAAGGGTCCAACGTGGAGATGGTGGACGAGATGGTCGGCCTGATCGTGGGACAGCGCGCCTTTGAAATCAACTCCAAGGCCATCACCACCTCTGACGGCATGTTGCAGACGGCCATCAACATTAAGCGATAG
- the nusA gene encoding transcription termination factor NusA, with protein sequence MSELKRAIDQISKDRGIDRDLLIDTLEEAVRSAVARKYGETMDIEVAFNEEIGEIEVFEFKVVVDEVHDPVSEISLEDAVAHDPNAQLDDEMGFPLKIEELGRIAAQSAKQVIIQRMRDAEQEIIYEEYKDRVSEIASGIIQRRDRTGWIINLGRTEALLPKDEQIPRERYKRGDRVQAYIVDVLKESRGPQVVVSRSHPDYMVELFKREVPEVADGTVKIMGVARDAGLRAKVAVMSRDRDVDPVGACVGIRGSRIQNVVQELKGERIDIVVWSPDIAMYAQHALSPAVISRITVDEEEEALEVVCPDDQLTLAIGRKGQNVKLAAKLLGWKIDIFTESRYGELNAARKGMDQIASVAEVPMENFFAAGFESIDSIVRANDEELLAIKGMTEGKIADIRLAINMLAPDLEIEQNAPRSDEAPAAEMSEAEETVEAEEDGDDAEEETGTPADGEENK encoded by the coding sequence ATGTCGGAGCTGAAAAGAGCCATCGACCAGATCAGCAAGGACAGGGGCATCGACCGCGACCTGTTGATCGACACCCTTGAGGAGGCAGTCCGATCCGCCGTGGCCCGCAAATACGGCGAGACCATGGACATCGAAGTGGCCTTCAACGAAGAAATCGGCGAGATCGAGGTCTTCGAATTCAAGGTTGTCGTGGACGAGGTGCATGACCCCGTCAGCGAAATTTCTCTCGAAGACGCCGTGGCCCACGATCCCAACGCCCAGTTGGACGACGAAATGGGCTTCCCGCTCAAGATCGAGGAACTCGGCCGCATTGCCGCCCAGAGCGCCAAGCAGGTCATCATCCAGCGGATGCGCGACGCCGAGCAGGAAATCATTTACGAAGAATACAAGGACCGCGTGTCCGAAATCGCGAGCGGCATCATTCAGCGCCGCGACCGCACCGGCTGGATCATCAACCTCGGCAGGACCGAGGCCCTGCTGCCCAAGGACGAGCAGATCCCCAGGGAGCGCTACAAGCGCGGCGACCGGGTGCAGGCATATATCGTTGATGTATTGAAGGAGTCGCGCGGCCCGCAGGTCGTCGTCTCCCGCTCGCATCCCGACTACATGGTCGAGCTCTTCAAGCGTGAAGTGCCCGAAGTGGCCGACGGCACGGTCAAGATCATGGGCGTCGCCCGCGACGCGGGCCTGCGCGCCAAGGTCGCCGTCATGTCCCGCGATCGTGATGTGGACCCGGTCGGCGCCTGCGTCGGCATCCGCGGCTCCCGCATCCAGAACGTGGTGCAGGAACTCAAGGGTGAACGCATCGACATCGTGGTCTGGTCTCCGGACATCGCCATGTACGCCCAGCACGCCCTCTCCCCCGCCGTGATCTCCCGGATTACCGTGGACGAGGAGGAGGAAGCATTGGAAGTGGTCTGCCCCGACGATCAGCTCACCCTGGCCATCGGCCGCAAGGGACAGAACGTCAAGCTGGCCGCCAAGCTCCTTGGCTGGAAAATAGACATTTTCACCGAATCCCGGTACGGCGAGCTCAATGCCGCACGCAAGGGCATGGACCAGATCGCCAGCGTGGCCGAAGTTCCCATGGAGAACTTCTTCGCCGCGGGCTTCGAATCCATCGACTCCATCGTGCGGGCCAACGACGAAGAACTCCTGGCCATCAAGGGCATGACCGAAGGCAAGATTGCGGATATCCGCCTGGCCATCAACATGCTTGCGCCGGATTTGGAGATCGAGCAGAACGCCCCCCGGAGCGACGAGGCCCCTGCCGCGGAGATGTCCGAGGCTGAAGAGACCGTCGAAGCGGAAGAGGACGGCGATGACGCCGAAGAGGAAACCGGGACTCCCGCCGACGGCGAGGAGAACAAGTAA
- the infB gene encoding translation initiation factor IF-2, with protein MTAKVRVEDLAAELNLSNKEIIQQLREIGVQAKSQKTVVEDEDVDRLKAELKKGGTGRKEVRRVGESGVIIRRRRKKSKSAREEAAHVAEESVDESEDSAQETGAPESVEAAPVKKETVKAPEKEAEKTVEESAPKAAPRKSVPQVKIIKPAVEEPKQAPEKEAAEVVQAPAAKAVAAEAAPEPAPAEAKPEPEVKPETAPVLEAVSESAPEAKIVSEPAVPEEKTEVKAEAAPAAAPEREEKAEKTEPRKKKKKRKEPEAPKVRIISMPTEAEVQAREAAKEAQSERRPADRGSDRGSERGAGRPAGRPGARPARPGARPAQNGTDPVPDPSMADGRSKKKKGKKDRRVVEFANDGGQDHTNKLYSDNFPQGRKGRRKKGRRGQQPLMHHDQSQAQPMKAAKRKIKFDEAIRLADMAHQMGIKAQDLIKALFGLGVMATINQSLDLDTASLLAGEFGYEVENVSFDEQEFLIPTEGDKDEDLKPRPPVVTIMGHVDHGKTSLLDAIRMSNVTDGEAGGITQHIGAYHVQTNRGEIVFLDTPGHEAFTTMRMRGAQVTDIVILVVAADDGVMDQTREAISHSRAAGVPIVVAVNKMDKEGANPDNVKRELAELGLSPEEWGGDTIFAHVSAKKKEGIDELLEMVLLQAEVMELKANPDKHARGHIVEARLDKGRGPVGTMLISEGTINQGDSFVSGIHFGKVRAMFNDQGKKIKSAGPAMPVEIQGFDGLPEAGDELFVVDDEKVARRIAQSRAMKQREKILSAKTKVTLESFLASKPNDEAQTLNLVLKADVQGSLEAVTEALNKLSTDEVKISVVHGGAGAITESDILLAGASEAIIIGFNVRPNLKVKQIAEQEGVEIRFYDIIYKLVQEVKDAMSGMLAPDIEEVYLGQAEVRATFSVPKVGMIAGCMVADGKITRGCKARLLRDGVVIYTGQVASLRREKDDVREVAKGYECGIGLEKFNDVKVGDTIEAFDTKEVARTID; from the coding sequence ATGACGGCAAAGGTTCGGGTAGAAGACTTGGCTGCTGAGCTCAATCTCAGCAACAAGGAGATCATTCAGCAGCTTCGTGAGATCGGCGTCCAGGCGAAAAGCCAGAAGACTGTCGTGGAAGACGAAGATGTGGACCGCCTCAAGGCGGAATTGAAGAAAGGCGGCACCGGTAGAAAAGAGGTGCGCCGAGTGGGCGAATCCGGCGTCATCATCCGACGCAGGCGCAAGAAATCCAAATCCGCCAGGGAAGAAGCCGCGCACGTGGCCGAGGAGTCGGTCGACGAAAGCGAAGACTCCGCCCAGGAGACCGGCGCGCCCGAATCCGTTGAGGCCGCGCCCGTCAAGAAGGAAACCGTGAAGGCTCCCGAGAAGGAAGCCGAAAAGACCGTCGAGGAGTCTGCTCCCAAGGCGGCCCCGCGTAAATCGGTTCCCCAGGTCAAAATCATCAAGCCTGCCGTCGAAGAGCCGAAACAGGCCCCCGAGAAGGAAGCAGCCGAGGTCGTGCAGGCCCCGGCCGCTAAAGCCGTGGCAGCAGAGGCCGCTCCCGAACCCGCCCCTGCCGAAGCCAAGCCCGAACCTGAAGTCAAGCCTGAAACCGCACCCGTACTCGAAGCCGTTTCCGAATCCGCGCCCGAGGCGAAAATCGTTTCCGAACCCGCTGTTCCCGAGGAAAAGACCGAGGTAAAGGCGGAAGCCGCACCTGCCGCCGCTCCCGAACGGGAAGAGAAGGCGGAAAAGACCGAGCCCAGGAAGAAGAAAAAGAAGAGGAAGGAGCCCGAGGCCCCCAAGGTCCGGATTATTTCCATGCCCACCGAGGCCGAAGTTCAGGCCCGCGAGGCAGCCAAAGAGGCCCAGTCCGAACGGCGTCCCGCCGATCGCGGCTCCGATCGCGGTTCCGAACGCGGCGCAGGCCGTCCCGCCGGCCGTCCCGGTGCGAGGCCCGCTCGTCCCGGTGCGCGTCCCGCGCAGAATGGCACCGATCCCGTTCCGGATCCCAGCATGGCCGACGGACGCAGCAAGAAGAAAAAAGGCAAGAAGGACCGCCGTGTGGTGGAATTCGCCAACGACGGCGGACAGGATCACACCAACAAGCTTTACAGCGACAATTTCCCCCAGGGACGCAAGGGTCGCAGAAAGAAGGGCCGCCGCGGACAGCAGCCCCTCATGCATCACGATCAGTCCCAGGCGCAACCGATGAAGGCAGCCAAACGCAAGATCAAGTTCGACGAGGCCATCCGTCTTGCCGACATGGCCCACCAGATGGGCATCAAGGCCCAGGACCTGATAAAGGCCCTCTTCGGTCTCGGCGTCATGGCCACCATCAACCAGTCTCTGGATTTGGACACCGCTTCCCTGCTGGCCGGCGAGTTCGGCTATGAAGTGGAGAACGTGTCCTTTGACGAGCAGGAATTCCTCATCCCCACCGAGGGCGACAAGGACGAGGATCTCAAGCCGCGTCCGCCGGTCGTGACCATCATGGGCCACGTCGACCACGGCAAGACCTCCCTGCTCGACGCCATCCGCATGTCCAACGTCACCGACGGCGAAGCGGGCGGCATCACCCAGCACATCGGTGCGTACCACGTCCAGACTAACCGCGGCGAGATCGTCTTCCTCGACACCCCCGGTCACGAGGCGTTTACCACCATGCGTATGCGCGGCGCCCAGGTGACCGACATCGTCATCCTGGTTGTCGCCGCCGACGACGGCGTCATGGACCAGACCCGCGAGGCCATTTCCCACTCCAGAGCGGCCGGCGTACCCATCGTGGTGGCCGTGAACAAGATGGACAAGGAAGGAGCCAACCCGGACAACGTCAAACGCGAATTGGCCGAACTTGGCCTTTCTCCCGAGGAATGGGGCGGCGACACCATCTTCGCCCATGTTTCCGCCAAGAAAAAGGAAGGCATCGACGAACTGCTCGAAATGGTCCTGCTCCAGGCCGAGGTCATGGAGCTTAAGGCCAACCCGGACAAGCACGCCCGCGGACACATCGTCGAGGCGCGCCTGGACAAGGGCCGCGGTCCTGTGGGCACCATGCTCATCAGCGAAGGCACCATCAACCAGGGCGACAGCTTCGTGTCCGGTATCCATTTCGGCAAAGTCCGGGCCATGTTCAATGACCAGGGCAAGAAGATCAAATCCGCAGGACCGGCAATGCCCGTGGAAATCCAAGGCTTTGACGGTCTGCCCGAGGCCGGTGACGAGCTGTTCGTGGTGGACGACGAAAAGGTCGCCCGCCGCATCGCTCAGAGCCGCGCCATGAAACAGCGCGAGAAGATTCTGTCCGCCAAGACCAAGGTCACTCTGGAATCCTTCCTGGCGTCCAAGCCCAACGACGAGGCCCAGACCCTGAACCTGGTGCTCAAGGCCGACGTGCAGGGCTCTCTGGAGGCCGTGACCGAGGCCCTGAACAAACTGTCCACGGACGAGGTCAAGATCAGCGTCGTCCATGGCGGCGCAGGCGCCATCACCGAGTCCGACATTCTGCTTGCGGGTGCGTCCGAAGCCATCATCATCGGCTTCAACGTCCGCCCGAACCTCAAGGTCAAGCAGATCGCCGAGCAGGAAGGCGTGGAAATCCGCTTCTACGACATCATCTACAAGCTGGTGCAGGAAGTGAAGGACGCCATGAGCGGAATGCTCGCCCCGGACATCGAAGAGGTGTACCTGGGACAGGCCGAAGTGCGGGCCACCTTCAGCGTGCCCAAGGTCGGCATGATCGCGGGCTGCATGGTCGCCGACGGCAAGATCACTCGCGGCTGCAAGGCCCGACTGTTGCGCGACGGCGTGGTCATCTACACCGGCCAGGTTGCATCCCTGCGCCGTGAAAAGGACGATGTGCGCGAAGTGGCTAAGGGCTACGAATGCGGCATCGGTCTGGAAAAGTTCAACGACGTGAAGGTCGGCGACACCATTGAAGCCTTCGATACGAAGGAAGTCGCCCGTACCATCGACTAG
- a CDS encoding YlxR family protein — protein MSEQGREPERMCVVCRERFPKRELLRFVRPGETDGPDAGPVPDPAMIWPGRGYYVCGQARCRERFPKIMAGLMKKRAR, from the coding sequence ATGAGCGAACAAGGGCGTGAACCTGAACGCATGTGCGTCGTTTGCCGCGAACGGTTCCCAAAACGGGAGCTTTTGCGGTTCGTGCGCCCTGGAGAAACGGACGGACCTGACGCGGGTCCGGTTCCGGACCCGGCCATGATCTGGCCGGGGCGTGGATATTACGTATGCGGCCAGGCCCGATGCAGGGAACGATTCCCGAAGATCATGGCGGGCCTGATGAAGAAACGTGCGAGGTGA
- the flgN gene encoding flagellar export chaperone FlgN encodes MIRLIEENLVRQNKAMLLMLLLLEEEFSRLTQLKPQSVSQVELSIQELMRQIVAERSSLRRMVIALEPSAKRVRDLFPGLEREQADSLRELLGRLDAAEQKCGVQAAKNQQMAMALFDQSKGLLNFMHNQIKPKSTTAYGRSGRFAKGINDARLLSGRL; translated from the coding sequence ATGATCCGTCTGATAGAGGAAAATTTGGTCCGGCAGAACAAGGCCATGCTGCTCATGCTCCTTCTGTTGGAGGAAGAATTTTCCCGCCTCACCCAGCTCAAGCCCCAGTCCGTTTCCCAGGTGGAGTTGTCCATTCAGGAACTCATGCGCCAGATCGTGGCCGAACGCAGCTCTCTTCGCCGCATGGTGATCGCGCTTGAGCCGTCGGCCAAGCGGGTCAGGGATCTCTTCCCCGGCCTGGAGCGCGAGCAGGCCGATTCCCTTCGCGAATTGCTGGGACGTCTCGACGCGGCGGAGCAGAAGTGCGGCGTGCAGGCGGCCAAGAATCAGCAGATGGCCATGGCCCTGTTCGATCAGAGCAAAGGCCTGCTCAATTTCATGCACAATCAGATCAAGCCCAAGTCCACCACGGCATACGGCCGGTCCGGCCGGTTCGCCAAGGGCATCAATGACGCGCGTCTGTTGAGCGGGAGGCTGTAA
- a CDS encoding rod-binding protein yields the protein MIDSTMDPRLAASVADAKDLDRFKSEMEGLRKNLSGGEPDKAAKLKKACQNFEAVFIGKLWEQMKQSVPKEGYLHSKQEDSYMSMFNRDFSEKMAEAGGIGLADMIFDQLSRKLKEASHDTLSGGVDVAPVKAGPIPLERSGSAIALNRAKGMTLEDWGGSAEVVNSKGTVSAAATGKAEESAPAGRVLSDVEVKARLEELARRLEARRTDADVVGGRVSGRRIGYETEAADGEAGIGRKLAEIG from the coding sequence ATGATAGACAGCACCATGGACCCCAGGCTGGCCGCGAGCGTGGCCGACGCCAAGGACTTGGACCGGTTCAAATCCGAAATGGAGGGGCTTCGGAAGAATTTGTCCGGCGGCGAGCCGGACAAGGCGGCCAAGCTCAAGAAGGCGTGCCAGAATTTTGAAGCGGTTTTCATCGGCAAGCTCTGGGAGCAGATGAAGCAGTCCGTGCCCAAGGAAGGATACCTGCATTCCAAGCAGGAGGACTCCTACATGTCCATGTTCAACCGGGATTTCTCGGAGAAGATGGCCGAGGCGGGCGGCATCGGGCTGGCGGACATGATTTTCGATCAGCTCAGCCGCAAGCTCAAGGAGGCCAGCCATGACACCTTGTCCGGCGGGGTGGATGTCGCTCCGGTCAAGGCCGGGCCCATTCCTCTCGAGCGGTCCGGGAGCGCCATCGCCCTGAATCGCGCCAAAGGCATGACCCTGGAGGATTGGGGCGGCAGCGCGGAGGTCGTAAACTCCAAGGGAACGGTTTCAGCCGCCGCCACGGGAAAAGCGGAAGAGTCCGCACCCGCCGGGCGAGTCCTGAGCGATGTGGAGGTCAAGGCCCGTCTGGAGGAGTTGGCCCGTAGGCTTGAGGCCCGGCGCACCGACGCGGACGTTGTGGGCGGAAGGGTGAGCGGACGGCGGATCGGTTATGAAACCGAGGCTGCCGACGGGGAAGCGGGAATTGGCCGGAAACTTGCAGAAATAGGGTGA